TATTACATGGGCAGGTGACCCCCACGCAAAAGGCTTACCGATGGGCATGGACCGTAGAACTCCTGGATTGATCGCCTTTGATCCGCGTAGCTTGGCGGTCCGCTTGATCGACTATTGCCGAAACCTTGAAGATGGCCTCGCGCAGCGGCGCACAAATCGAAGCCTCTTTGACATGGCGGGGCGCGCGACCAAGCAGTGGGACCCGCGGTTGTGGGCCTTGCAGGAAAGTGACGAATCGACGCCCGCCAACCTTTCGGCGATTTATTCGTTGTCCGGGGCTGAGCTGCACACGGTCAGCGTTGATGCGGGTACACAAACCATTCTGCCAAGTCTTGCCGGCGAAAATATACGTGGCTGGGATGGCCGAGGGACGCGGCGGGATCACCTATACGATGCCTTGCTGCGCCCCATCGCAGTTTTTGAACAGGGCGCAGGGGAGTCGCGGCGGTGCACCGAGCGCTTGACCTATGGCTATTCGGGCCAAGGCGATCAGGATCACAACCAGTACGGGCGATTGATCCGCCACGACGATACGGCGGGTACGTTGTTGCTGTCGTCCTTTGCCTTGACCGGACAAAACCTTACGCAGGATCGCCGTTTCATCTTCGATGTGGCGTTGCCCGATTGGCCGGAATCCGAGGCCGATCGCGAACACTTGCTGGAGCCGGGCGACGGCGCCGTTTCGACGTGGCGCTTTGGGCCGTTAGGCGATGTGCTGGAGCGGATCGACGCCAGGGGCAATCGACAACGACAAGACCTTACGCTCGATGGCCGGCTGTCCGGCAGCCAATTGCTGTTGAAGGGGCAAGACGATTGGCAGGTGCTGGTGAGCGATATTCGCTATAGCGCCCAGGCGCAGATTGAACAGGAAACAGCCGGGAACGGCCTGCAGACCACGCTCAAGTACCGACCCGAAGACGGGCGATTGATGGAACACCAGGCCATGCGCGCCGGCGACGTGCTGCACCACTTGCTTTACGACTACGACCCGATGGGCAACGTATTGAGCATCGAGGACCATGCCCTGCCGGTCCGTTACTTCGCCAACCAACGCATCGATCCGCTCAGTCGTTTTGTCTACGACAGCCTCTACCAATTGATCGAAGCCACTGGCTGGGAGGCCAGACCGGTCAGCCAAGGCCCCGATTCGGTGGGGCGCAACGATCCCGCGGCGGTGGGCAATTATCGACAGACCTACCGCTATGACGAGGGCGGTAACCTGTTGGAGCTGGTTCACTTCGGTGCGCAAAGCCATGGTCGACAAATCCAAGCGGCGCGCTACAGCAATCGCTGCCTGCCTTACCGCGACGGAGTGCCGCCCACCGAGGAGGAAATCGCTGCCGCCTTCGACGCGCGGGGTAACTGCCTGGCGCTGGACGCGGGTCGATTCCTGGCCTGGGACCTGCGTAACCAGATGGGTTCGGTCACACCCATCAAACGGACATCGGGGCTTGATGATAGCGAGGTTTATATCTACGACGGCGGCGGGCAACGGGCGCGCAAGCTTCGCACCTTGCAAACCGGCACCCGTACCCTGACCGCCGAGGTGCGTTATCTGCCGGGGCTGGAACTGCGTGTCGACAGCGGAACGGGCGAGGCGCTGCAGGTGATCGTCGCCCAGGGCGGGCTCAGCGATGTTCGGGTATTGCATTGGGAAAGCACGCCGCCGACCGGAGAAAACGACGCTTACCGATTCAGCGTTACCGATCATCTGGGTTCGGTTGGCCTGGAGCTGGCCGAGGACGGGCGGATCATCAGCCGGGAGCATTTCTATCCCTTCGGCGAAACGGCCTATCTGACTGGAAATGACGTAATCGAAGTGGGTTACAAGACAGTGCGCTACTCGGGCAAGGAGCGGGATGCGACGGGGCTTTATTACTATGGGTTTCGGTATTACGCCCCGTGGTTGCAGCGCTGGGTGAATCCGGACCCGGCGGGGACGGTGGATGGTTTGAATATTTACCGGATGGTCAGAAACAATCCAATGTCTTTCATCGACGATGATGGCTCAATAACTACGAAAAAACGTTCCAATGGATTACACCAACCGGTCATTGCAATAGGTGCTGAGCGCAACGTTTCTGGGGCCAAGCGGGCTGATGTCGGAACATTTATGCGGAATCTGCCGGCGGTCGCAAAACCGACCAGTATCCACAGCGCGC
This genomic interval from Pseudomonas alvandae contains the following:
- a CDS encoding RHS repeat-associated core domain-containing protein, with protein sequence MGMDRRTPGLIAFDPRSLAVRLIDYCRNLEDGLAQRRTNRSLFDMAGRATKQWDPRLWALQESDESTPANLSAIYSLSGAELHTVSVDAGTQTILPSLAGENIRGWDGRGTRRDHLYDALLRPIAVFEQGAGESRRCTERLTYGYSGQGDQDHNQYGRLIRHDDTAGTLLLSSFALTGQNLTQDRRFIFDVALPDWPESEADREHLLEPGDGAVSTWRFGPLGDVLERIDARGNRQRQDLTLDGRLSGSQLLLKGQDDWQVLVSDIRYSAQAQIEQETAGNGLQTTLKYRPEDGRLMEHQAMRAGDVLHHLLYDYDPMGNVLSIEDHALPVRYFANQRIDPLSRFVYDSLYQLIEATGWEARPVSQGPDSVGRNDPAAVGNYRQTYRYDEGGNLLELVHFGAQSHGRQIQAARYSNRCLPYRDGVPPTEEEIAAAFDARGNCLALDAGRFLAWDLRNQMGSVTPIKRTSGLDDSEVYIYDGGGQRARKLRTLQTGTRTLTAEVRYLPGLELRVDSGTGEALQVIVAQGGLSDVRVLHWESTPPTGENDAYRFSVTDHLGSVGLELAEDGRIISREHFYPFGETAYLTGNDVIEVGYKTVRYSGKERDATGLYYYGFRYYAPWLQRWVNPDPAGTVDGLNIYRMVRNNPMSFIDDDGSITTKKRSNGLHQPVIAIGAERNVSGAKRADVGTFMRNLPAVAKPTSIHSALSETELKEVEVSTFLLSDVRALPPEFSNLQGGGNLLFTMEQFSYGGVASGVFNALRVLRSPTDIPQGNNAVLAYWAPQGGFVDIPINPGRRDADHVFTPGFSGCSLTVDQLNDNVLRVRHVQGGKEDVEYNDLAVIDHGLGLSAAMEYKDYGYILNSEGQQEEVTTAFAFMRFNREDGVWSIFQQSTQGTAAINQYSPDKKPSLFNRSNASVSVYSKTRVRKVQSKQVLVANR